The sequence GTAAGAGTAAAGAGGCCAACCGTAATTCCAATTAGCAACATTTGCTGCCATCATCTCATCTCATGTTAGGCAAGTAAGACAATATATCTCTCCCTTATAAACTAAGctaaagttatttatttaactacTCATTAATTTGTGTGGTTCACAataaagtttatcaaaaaaaaattattatagttaatatatatatatatatatgttcataaataataaaacaaatcaGTAAAATAATAACTtgcataattaaattaatatttatttagaaaattttaacataatttaattataatttttttttaaaaaaaattggcttgTATTATTCTAATAAACAATGAGTCTTCTTGATTTTACTTTATATAAAAaacgaaaaagtaaaaaaaaaaaatatatatatatatatatatatatatataattgtaggTACTCAAGAAAAACTAATGATACTTTTTCTCATTGGCTCATcccttataaggtagaaagagGAAAGctatctttccaatgtgggacaaaagAATTCAAGCCAAGACAAGGCAAGACAATCAAGccaaaaaagtcaaagtcaaaggcaaaaattcttgagtacctataataaatatatatatatatatatatatatatatatatatataatggctTGAAAGAATCTAGATTTTTAAAAGTCTATGTGACGctgaaaaatttttttttttttaaattaaagacTTCAGTTatatttataatctatatatatatataaaaccaaaacttttggagcttccacaattttccacgtcagcacaatattaataaaaaaaaaaacaaaataaaaaacaaaataaaacaaataaaaggcaaattaaaacttttctaaaaccctaTAAACTTTTCTCCCCCAACGCTCCCTCAGTCCCACGGCAACCCACCTTCCATCCAAAGACACACCACTTCTTccatcaaaaacacaaattcctccgtcaaaagattcaaaacccaCCATACCCACAATCCAATAAATATCTCCTTCCTTAGACCCACAGCAAAACCCACCTTCCATCCAAAGAACACCACTTCTAccaccaaaaacacaaatttctCAATCATTAGACCCACGGCAAAACCCACCTTCCATCCAAAGAACACCACTTCTACCACCAAAAACACAGATTTCTCAATCATTAGACCCATGGCAAAACCCACCTTCCATCCAAAGAACACTACTTCTGCCACCAAAAATACAGATTTCTCAATCAAAACCACCATACCCACTATACCCACAAATCAACAGAGATTGTTTTTGGCCAATTCCCTTCTACTCCCTCCAAAATGCAGACCCACCCACAACTGCAAGCCACAAACCACTGCAGACCCACCAACAACCGCAAGCCACAAACCACCAACATGCAACCTCAACAACCCACAAACGCCGCTGAGAACAACGCACCCCAACCCTCCTGTCGGCGATACACCATCACACCCAACCCACCCGTCGAAACTGGCCCAAAGGTAACTAAGTTTGGTTAGAAATCAgtgtttttttcatttatttttgtagatAAGTTTTGGTAATCAAATTGGTTTAGAAATTTGTaactataaacaaatttaattaggaCTCTATAACCAAAAATATATACCCGTACTCAtaatgtatttattatttagttatatatattatgcGTTATACTAAATGGTTGATTTTCATGTTGGATTTTCTGTTCCATTCTCTGTTGAATATATACTCTGCCCCTTTTCACTCAGTTTTCTCTCCCACAGCCCTGTCGGCACCTGGGTTTCTACCcctattgaatttttatttttatttttggtagctAATTTGAGTTTGGGATGAGTTTGTAGAGAAATTCATGTTTGGGTTTGAGAATATCTGCTTATTCATGGCTGTATTTTGATTGAAATCAAAGAAGCACCCAACACCCGAGGCAGAACAATCCCACTTGAATGGTTGCCTTAGTCCCTGCTGTTAAGTGAATCCTACCACAGGTCCATCTGTGGCAGAGGGTATGGCTTCCTTTTCAGTTGTCATCATTGGCCACTTGGCCTCACCAggtctatctctatctctcttcaaATTTAGACTCTCtgttctataaattttttccctttacaagatatatttttatggtGGAATGCTTGTGATTAAGATGACTGATATTTAGGTAATTGTTAACTAAAGCTTGGTTTTATGTTTAGTTTAATTGTTTCATCTCAATactttcattgtttttattacttctttatttgattttaagagTAGCATCTACATTTTTGAGGGGTTTTGTTTGatccttattttttagttatgctaaggtttgtatttttaattttggtataaCCATGGAAGCTAAGATCCATAGCTATCAGCCTACTactgacttttattttttgctttctaCCATGCACATCGAAGGACCAAGTCCATAGAGTTTAGAAGCTATCTACAAATTCCAGCAATAGCAAAGTGCATAATTGAAAAGGTAGAGCTATGTTTTTACTTCTTCCATATCTATTTTTGAAgtatattttgtgaaaatattgggTTATTTTCCATTGTTACCAAGAAAAGGATTAAGAAGGTTACTTATTGattaaactaaataaatgaataacAGGGTTGAAGGGTTGATTGATACATGATTGCATGTCATAACACTGAAGATATGGCCCTAGGTAGTACATTGGAGAATTTAAAATCCATTGCATAATATTTATCTGCAATTGAATGTCCAAGCAATTtgattacatttaaaaaaactgaaaattatacCTTTTCATTAGGCCTATTAAAGgaaccttttatttttcttaaatgggtatttctattttgtttcaGTGTTATTGTTGCAAACTTAAAACTGCTGGTATGGTTGCACATTTTGGACAGAACAGTATTACTCCAAAAGCATTACcagtaaagtttttaatttctttttaaaactcTCTCCATTGTTTCCTCAAACATTCTGTCTCTGCAGCTCTGCCCTTATTATAAATGCTCCTCTGCAGACTTCATTCAAAATACAAATCAGCAAACATTAGgtgtagagagagaaatctgAGGGATTTTTCCATTGTCAGCCTGTTTCCCTCCGCTTTCTGGCTTCAAGCCACCATTATACCTCCAAAAACATTACcggtaaagtttttaattttgttt is a genomic window of Quercus lobata isolate SW786 chromosome 2, ValleyOak3.0 Primary Assembly, whole genome shotgun sequence containing:
- the LOC115975693 gene encoding uncharacterized protein LOC115975693 isoform X1: MAKPTFHPKNTTSATKNTDFSIKTTIPTIPTNQQRLFLANSLLLPPKCRPTHNCKPQTTADPPTTASHKPPTCNLNNPQTPLRTTHPNPPVGDTPSHPTHPSKLAQRTKSIEFRSYLQIPAIAKCIIEKVLQLNLGMYIHSFYKFSKITISMCKYKYGGSYEAFIFNNFFFYFFYIIFVNRRQ
- the LOC115975693 gene encoding uncharacterized protein LOC115975693 isoform X2 translates to MAKPTFHPKNTTSATKNTDFSIKTTIPTIPTNQQRLFLANSLLLPPKCRPTHNCKPQTTADPPTTASHKPPTCNLNNPQTPLRTTHPNPPVGDTPSHPTHPSKLAQRTKSIEFRSYLQIPAIAKCIIEKCYCCKLKTAGMVAHFGQNSITPKALPTSFKIQISKH
- the LOC115975693 gene encoding uncharacterized protein LOC115975693 isoform X3, whose protein sequence is MAKPTFHPKNTTSATKNTDFSIKTTIPTIPTNQQRLFLANSLLLPPKCRPTHNCKPQTTADPPTTASHKPPTCNLNNPQTPLRTTHPNPPVGDTPSHPTHPSKLAQRTKSIEFRSYLQIPAIAKCIIEKLCPYYKCSSADFIQNTNQQTLGVEREI